From Daphnia pulicaria isolate SC F1-1A chromosome 4, SC_F0-13Bv2, whole genome shotgun sequence, one genomic window encodes:
- the LOC124337830 gene encoding uncharacterized protein LOC124337830, producing MKYFSSIAVGLLRLSNLNLESLATALSIENVQIAQEIQSAMKQEVVDCLLKTKLTAATVIDDLNGDALLVIGSINGIFLWDFTKNVIVAGAPLSCILRQIEATSCNKCIIALDEEGRLICYDVDFLLPNYYVESNEQFVFIELDKTTKRILTTDLSDMENRSVIMRSFKGSEIEYRVLVSDLCYLMSSSSKQNDIIFIEGARDRDGKVTTLRIRKMAEGRPIDRLRRLIARGRFDEGLHFARNFDLDVQLVYTAKATCLSQELSVWTALLCLGSW from the exons ATGAAGTACTTCTCCTCAATAGCAGTGGGATTGTTGag ATTAAGCAATTTAAATCTTGAAAGTCTGGCAACAGCCTTGTCCATTGAAAATGTACAAATAGCTCAAGAAATTCAGAGTGCAATGAAACAAGAAGTTGTGGACTGTTTGCTAAAAACTAAG TTAACAGCTGCAACTGTAATTGATGATTTAAACGGCGATGCCCTTCTTGTGATTGGTAGTATTAACGGAATTTTCCTTTGGGATTTTACGAAAAACGTAATTGTTGCTGGTGCACCTTTGAGCTGTATCTTACGGCAAATTGAAGCCACTAGTTGCAACAA GTGCATAATCGCACTGGACGAGGAGGGTCGATTGATTTGTTACGACGTGGATTTCCTTTTGCCTAATTACTACGTTGAATCGAACGAGCAATTTGTGTTTATTGAGCTTGATAAAACGACCAAGCGCATTTTGACCACAGACTTGTCCGATATGGAGAATCGATCGGTCATAATGAGATCATTCAAAG GATCTGAGATAGAATATAGAGTTCTTGTAAGCGATTTATGCTATTTGATGTCGTCTTCAAGTAAGCAAAATGACATCATATTTATTGAGGGGGCGCGTGACAGGGACGGAAAAGTAACTACTTTGCGAATTAGGAAAATGGCAGAAGGACGACCAATTGATAG gtTAAGGCGATTAATCGCGCGAGGGAGATTTGACGAAGGGCTTCACTTCgcgcgaaattttgacttggaTGTCCAACTAGTATACACCGCCAAAGCCACCTGTCTCTCACAGGAATTATCTGTTTGG ACTGCATTACTGTGCCTCGGTTCGTGGTAG